Within Gemmatimonadota bacterium, the genomic segment GCCTTGTGCGTCTTGACGTGCGGCCGCAGCCGCGCGCCGAGGGCGGCGATGCGCGTGCCCATGCGTTCGACGTTCCGCACGACCCGCGCGCGGTCCACGACGAGACTCGGCGTCGGCAGTGCGTGGAGGTCGGTCACGCGCTCACTCACGGACCGCGGCGACGCAGTCGATCTCCACGAGCACCCCCGGCTTGAGCTCGCGCGTGGGGATCACCGCGCGCGCCGGGCGGGCGTCGCCCATCACGCGCGCGTAGGTCGCGTTCACCGCGCCCCAGAGCGAGATGTCGGGGATGTAGACCGTGAGGCGCAACGCGTGGGCGAAGTCGGAGCCGGCGGCCTCGAGCACGGCCCGGATGTTCTCCAGCGTGCGCACGAGCTGCTCCTCCATGCCGCCGGGGACCACGGCGCGGGTCACCGGGTCGAGCGGGAGCATCCCGCTCACGTACACGACGCCCTGGTGCACGGTCGCCTGCGAGTAGTGGCCGGCCGGTTCCGGCGCGGCCGCGGTGTGCACGGTGCGGATGGACATGCGGGCCTCGCGCGGCGCGCGCGCGTCAGTCGAGGTAGGGCGACGGGCCGTCGTCGTCGCCGAACAACTCGCGCGACGACTTGCGGCGCGGATGCTTGGCCGAGTGCGGCGGCGGGATCGCGGGCCACTCGTCGGGCGGGATGAGGTCCTTCACCATCTCGACCAGCTGATGGCTCAGGTGCTGCCCATACTTGAACAGCGCGACCACGCGCGCCCGGTTGCGGAGCAGGAAGGCGAGGATCGGCGTGTCGGCCTTGGCGGCGTTGCACGCCTTGCAGCAGAGCACGAGGTTGTCGCGCCGGTCGTACGCGGTCTGCCCGCGGCGCGGCGTCACATGGTCGAGCGTGATGGTGCGCTCGGCGACGGTGCGCTCGCAGTAGGCGCAGACCGGGCCATGGCGCTCGAGCAGCCATCGCCGCGTCTCGACGTACGCCGTGCGCCCCGTCGGCTGCGACGTGAGCTGCGGCTGGCGACTCGCCGCCCCCCCGCCCTTCCCGCGCCGCGCAGCGCCACCACGGCGCCGACCGCTGCCCCGCTTGGAGGTGGCCATCTATAAGGAAGGGGCGGGAAGGGTGAGTTCGGGCATCGCATGAATCTAGTCGGATTCCCCGGTACGCGCCCGCGATCGGGGCGCTTCTGCCTTCCACCTTCCTCCTTCCACCTTGTTTCCTTCATATTTGAAGCAAATGGCAGGTCCAACCTGCCCTTATCTAACGGAGCTTTCCCGTGCGCGTGCTGGTCGTCGGGGGCGGACCTGGTGGACTGTACGCGGCGCTTCTCCTCAAGCGCCGGCACCCCGACGCTCATGTCGAGGTGCACGAGCGCAACCGGCCCGACGACACCTTCGGCTGGGGTGTCGTGCTCTCCGACCAGACGGTGGCCAACCTCCGCGACGCCGACCCCGAGACGGGCGACGAGATCGCGCGCACGCTCCACCACTGGGACGACATCGCCGTCCACTTCCGCGGCGAGACCATGCGCTCGGGCGGGCACGGCTTCAGCGGCGTCGGACGCCAGGCGATGCTCACGCTGCTCCAGCGCCGCTGCGCCGCCCTCGGGGTGGTGCTCCGCTTCGAGCACGAGATCGAGCCCGACCTCGAGGCGCTCGTCGCGCGCGAGCGCTTCGACCTGGTCATCGCGTCGGACGGGATCAACGGCCGCATCCGAGAGCGCTACGCCAGCGCCTTCAAGCCGGCGATCGACCTCCGCCGCTGCCGCTACACCTGGCTCGGCACGCCGCGCCGGTTCGACGCCTTCACCTTCGATTTCGCCGAGACGGAGCACGGCTGGTTCCAGGCGCACGCGTACCAGTTCGACGAGGGGATGAGCACCTTCATCGTCGAGACGCCGTACGAGGTGTGGGAGAAGGCCGGACTCGATCAGATGAGCGCCGAGGAGTCGATCGCGTACTGCGAGCGCCTCTTCGCCCGCACGCTCGACGGCGCGCCGCTGCTCAGCAACGCGCGGCACCTGCGCGGCTCGGCGTCGTGGATCCGTTTCCCGCGCGTGACCTGCGAGAGCTGGGTGCACTGGATCGCCACCGATGGGGCCGCCCGCGCCGGCGTCCCCGTGGTGCTGCTCGGCGATGCGGCGCACACCGCGCACTTCTCCATCGGGTCGGGGAGCAAGCTCGCGCTCGAGGATGCGATCGCCCTCGACCGGATCCTCGCCGCCGAAGGGGGCATCACGCCCCGCGCGCTCGAGCGCTACCAGGCCGAGCGCAGCGTGGAGGTGCTCAAGCTCACCAATGCGGCGCGCAACTCGACGGAGTGGTTCGAGTCGGTCGCGCGCTACGCATCGCTGGCGCCGGAACAGTTCGCTTACTCGCTGCTCACGCGCTCGCAGCGCATCTCGCACGAGAACCTGCGGGAGCGCGACGCGGGGTACGTGCGCGCCTTCGAGCGGTGGTTCGCGCAGCGCGCCGCGCAGGAGGCGGCGCAGGCACGCCCGCGCCGCGCACCCGGTCGGCCGGTCAGGCGGCGAGGATCCCCCGGTCCCGCCGTTGTTGACCCCGTACAAGGTGCGCGGCGTCACGCTCCCCAACCGCGTCGTCGTCTCGCCCATGGCGCAGTACAGCGCGCACCCCGACGGCACGCCGAGCGACTGGCACCTGGTGCACCTCGGCGCGCGCGCGACCGGTGGCGCGGGACTCGTGATGACGGAGATGACCTGCCCCGCGCCGGACGCGCGCATCACGCCCTGGTGCCCCGGACTGTGGACCGCGTCGCACCGCGACGCCTGGGCTCGCATCGTCCGCTTCGTGCACGAGTGGTCGCCGGCGCGGATCGGCATCCAGCTGGGACATGCGGGCGCGAAGGGCTCGACGCGCCGGATGTGGGAGGGGATCGACCAGCCGCTGCCCGACGGCAACTGGCCGCTCATCGCGCCCTCCGAGACCGAGTACCTCGCCGGCATCTCGCAGCGCGCGCGCGAGATGACCCGCGCCGACATGGATCGCGTGCGGGACGAGTTCGTCCACGCGACGCGGCTCGCCGCGGATGCCGGCTTCGACTGGCTCGAGTTGCATTGCGCCCACGGCTACCTCCTCTCGGCGTTCCTCTCGCCGCTCACCAATCGCCGCACCGATGCCTACGGCGGCGACGTCGAGCGACGCGCGCGCTTTCCGCTGGAGGTCTTCACCGCGATGCGCGCCGCCTGGCCCGCCGACCGGCCGATGTCGGTGCGCATCTCGGCGCACGATTGGCACGAGGGGGGCAACACCGACGACGATGCCGTCGGGATCGCCCGCATCTTCCACGCGGCCGGTGCCGACCTCGTCGATGTCTCCGCCGGCCAGGTGGTGAAGGCCGAGCGCCCCGTGTTCGGTCGCATGTGGCAGACGCCGTTCGCCGACCGTGTCCGCCAGGAGGGCGAGGTCCCCACGATCGCCGTCGGCGCGATCACCGACGCGGACCAGGCGAACGGGATCATCGCGTCGGGACGCGCGGACCTCGTCGCGATCGGCCGGCCGCACCTCGCCAACCCGGCGTGGCTGCTCGCCGAGTCGGCGAAGCTCGGCTACGTGGGGACGGCGCCGCTCTGGCCCGCGCAGTACCGCGCCGCGAAGGTGCAACTCGATCGACTGATGGAGCGCGAACGCGCGGCGAACGCCGCCGCGTCCGGCGCCCCGCCCAAGGGAGAACTCACGTGAAGCCGATGCAAGGACAGCATGCCCTCGTCACGGGCGCCAATCGCGGGATCGGCGCGGCGATCGTCCGGCGACTCGCCAAGGCAGGCGCCGACGTCACGCTCCTCGTGCGCACGCCGGCGAATGCGATGGCGCTCGTGCACGAGGTGCAGGCGATGGGCGTCCGCGCCGGCGTGGTCGGGGCGGACGTGACCGATGCCGCCGCGCTGCGGCTCGCGATCGCCGAGGCCGAGGCGGCGCTCGGGCCGGTGCAGGCGCTGGTGAACAACGCCGGCACCGCCGAGACGATGCCGTTCCTCAAGAGCGACGACGCGCTCTTCCAGCGGATGCTCGCCGTGCACCTCTTCGCGCCCCTGCACGCGATCCAGACGGTGCTCCCCGGGATGGTCGCGCGCGGCGGCGGACGGATCGTGAACGTCGCGAGCATCGCCGGCCTCGCCGGCGGGCCGTACATCACGGCCTACAGCGCGGCGAAGCACGCCGAGATGGGCCTCACGCGCGCACTGGCGATCGAGTTCGCGCCCAAGGGCGTGAAGGTCAACGCCGTCTGCCCCGGCTATGTGGACACCGACATGGTGCGCGACGCGGTCGCGAAGCTCGTCGCGAAGACGCAGCTCACCGCCGAGCAGGCGCTCGCGACGATCATCCGCGACTCGGGGCAGAAGCGGCTCGCCACGGTGGACGAGGTCGCCGCGGCGGTGCTGCACTACGCGGTACCCGACTGCGCCGTCACGGGCGAGCACACGATGGTGATGGGCGAACTCGCATGACCGTGGCGGTCCTCGACCCGGAGACGCGCCTGCAGGGCGACGACCACGAGGCGCTGCGCCTCTGGTTGCGCCTCTTCACCTGCACGACCATGGTGGAGCGGACGATCGACCAGATGCTCAAGCGCGAGTTCGGCTCGTCGCTCGCGCGCTTCGACGTCCTCGCGCAGCTCGATCGCGCGCCGGAGGGCCTGCGCATGGGCGAGCTCTCGGCGGCGACGCTCACGACCAACGGCAACGTCACCTGGCTCGTCGCGGCGCTCGAGGGCGAGGGGCACGTCACGCGACGCACCGCGCCCGACGACCGGCGCGCGACGGTGGTGCGCCTCACCGCCAACGGCCGACGGCATTTCGAGGCGATGGCCCGGCAGCACGAGGCCACCGTCGCGCATCTGTTCGGGACGCTGACCGCCACCGAGCGGAAGGCGATGCACACCCTGCTGGGTTCCGTGAAGCAGCATCTCAGACTGGAGAGGACCGCCTGATGCCCACCGACCCGATGACCGCGATGCGCCGCCCGATGGCGGGCCGCACGCCGGCGCACTTCGACTGGACCACCACCGAGGACGGACGCGTGGGCATCATCACGCTCACGCGCCCCGAGCGGAAGAACCCGCTCACCTTCGACTCGTACGCCGAGCTGCGCGACCTCTTCCGCGATCTGCCCTATGCCACCGACGTGCGCGCGATCGTGCTCACCGGCGCGGGGGGCAACTTCTGCTCGGGCGGCGACGTCTTCGAGATCATCGAGCCCCTCACGCGGATGGCGGTGCCGGAACTGCTCGCGTTCACGCGGATGACCGGCGACCTCGTGAAGGCGATGCGCCAGTGCCCGCAGCCGATCATCGCGGCGGTGGACGGCGTCGCGGCCGGCGCAGGGGCGATCCTCGCGATGGCCTCGGACCTGCGCCTCGCCACGCCGCGCACCCGCACGGCCTTCCTCTTCACGCGCGTGGGGCTCGCCGGATGCGACATGGGCGCCTGCGCCATGCTCCCGCGGATCATCGGCCAGGGACGCGCGGCCGAGCTGCTCTACACCGGCCGTTCGATGGACGCCGCCGAGGCCGAGCGGTGGGGCTTCTACAACGCGGTCGTCGAACCCGACGCGCTGCTCGCCGAGGCGACGCGGCGCGCCGGCGACCTCGCCAACGGCCCCGCCTTCGCGCACGCCATGACCAAGCGGATGCTCGAGCAGGAATGGAGCGTCTCCGTCGAACAGGCGATCGAGATGGAGGCCCAGGCGCAGGCCCTCTGCATGGGCACGCAGGACTTCCGGCGCGCCTTCGAGGCCTTCGCCGCCAAGCGGACCCCGTCGTTCGAGGGCAACTGATGGCCGCCACCGCCACGCCCGCGCACCTGCGCTGGCCCTTCTTCGACGACGCCCATCGCGACCTCGCGGCCGCGGCGACGCGCTGGTCGCACGCGCAGCACATCGCGCACACCGACACCGATGCCGCCTGCCGCGTCTGGGTGCGCGCCCTCGGCGACGCGGGCTTCCTCCGCTACACCGTCCCCAAGGCGTGGGGCGGCGAACTCGACGCCCTCGACTCCCGCGCCCTCTGCGTGCTGCGCGAGGCGCTCGCGGCGCACGACGGCCTCGCCGACTTCGCCTTCGCCATGCAGGGACTCGGCTCCGGCGCCATCACGCTGGGCGGGAGCGACGCCATGCGCCGGCATTGGCTCCCGCGCGTCGCCGCCGGCGAGGCGATCGCCGCGTTCGCGCTCTCCGAGCCGGAGGCGGGCTCCGACGCCGGCGCACTGAGCTGCCGCGCCGAGCGCGTGGCCGGCGGATGGCGACTGAACGGCGTGAAGACCTGGATCTCCAACGGCGGCATCGCCGACTTCTACTGCATCTTCGCGCGCAGCGACGCCGCGCTCAGCGGCTCCAAGGGGATCAGCGGCTTCGTCGTGCCGGCCACCACGCCGGGACTCGACGCGAGCGCGCGGATCGAGGTCATGTCGCCGCATCCGCTCGCGACGCTCACGCTCACCGACTGCGTCGTCCCCGACGACCACCTGCTCGGCGAGGCCGGCGCCGGCTTCGCGCTCGCCATGCGGACGCTCGACATCTTCCGCACGTCGGTGGCCGCGGCCGCGGTGGGCTTCGCGCGGCGCGCGATGTCCGAGACGCTCGCGCACGCGCAGGCGCGCGGGATGTTCGGCGCGACGCTCGGCGCGCAGCCGCTCGCCCAGGCGATCATCGGCGACATGGCGACCGACCTCGATGCCGCCGCCCTGCTCACCTACCGCGCGGCCTGGCAGCGCGACACGCAGGACGGCCGCACCACCGGCGTCGCGGCGATGGCCAAGCTCGGCGCCACCGAGCTCGCGCAGCGGGTGATCGATCACGCGGTCCAGCTGCACGGTGGACGCGGCGTGCGCGTGGGCGAGGTGGTCGAACGCCTCTATCGCGACATCCGCGCCCTGCGGATCTACGAGGGCGCCACCGAAGTGCAGCGGCTGCTCGTCGGCCGTGAGGCCCTCAAGGCGGCGAAGGACGCCGCCGCCACCGCCTGACCGCGAGGATCACGCGATGCACGCGTCCCTCCTGCCGAGTGCGCATCTCGACCTCTGGCCGCGCCAGCAGCTCCCGCCGCTCGCCGAGTGGCCGGTCATGCGCGCCGAACCGCCGTACGTCTATCCGCCGCGGCTCAACGCCGTGACCCGCCTGCTCGACGACGCGATCGCCGAAGGCCATGGCGACCGCATCGCGCTCGTCGTGGCCGACGGGCACGGCGGATGGGAGCACGTGACGTACGGCGAGTTGCTGCATCAGGTGGACGCGCTCGCGCAGGTGCTGGTGCAGGACCTCGGCCTCGTCCCGGGCAACCGCGTGCTGCTCCGCGGCTTCAACGGCCGCTGGATGGCCGCGGCCTGGCTCGCGACGCTCAAGGCCGGGCTCGTCGCGGTGACCACCATGCCGCTCCTGCGGGCCAAGGAGCTCGGCGTGATCATCGAGCGCGCACAGGTCTCGGCGGCGCTCTGCGACGTGCGCCTCGTGGACGAGCTCCGGCAGGCGGTGCACGGCCCGCTCCGCGCCGACGCGATCCGCTGCTGGGGGCATCGCGGCGAGGACTCCCTCGAATGGCGCACCGCCGAGCGCGCGGCGCCGTTCGGGGCCGTGGCGACGTCGAGCGATGACGTCTGCCTGATCGCGTTCACGTCGGGGACCACCGGCGTCCCCAAGGGATGCATGCACTTCCACCGCGACGTGCTGGCGATGAGCGACGGCTTCGCGTCGCAGGTGCTCGGCCTGCGCGCCGACGACCGGTGCATCGGGACGCCCCCGCTCGCGTTCACCTTCGGGCTCGGCGGCCTGCTCACCTTCCCGCTCGCGGCACGCGCGAGCACGGTGCTCGTGGAGAAGGCGACGCCCGACTCGCTCCTCGAGGCGATCGCGGCGACGCAGGCGACGGTGAGCTGGACCGCCCCCACCTTCTATCGCGCGATGGCGCTCGCCATGCAGAAGGAGCCTGCGCGCTTCGTCACGCGCTCGCTGCGCGCGTCGGTCTCGGCCGGCGAGGCGCTGCCCGATGCGACGCGCACGCTCTGGCGCGAGACCACGGGGATCGAGATGCTCGACGGGATCGGGGCGACGGAGATGATCCACATCTTCATCGCCGCCGCCGGGGCGGAGGTGCGACCGGGGGCGATCGGACGCGCGGTGCCCGGCTACGAGGTCGCGATCCTCGACGAGGCGCTGCGCCCGTTGCCGGTGGGCGAGGTCGGGCGCCTCGCGGTGCGTGGTCCCACCGGCTGCCGCTACATGGACGACCCGCGTCAGCGCGACTACGTCCAGGGCGGATGGAACCTGACCGGTGATGCCGCGACTATGGACGCCGATGGATACGTCTTCTTCAAGGCGCGCACCGACGACCTCATCCTCTCGTCCGGTTACAACATCGGCGCACCGGAGGTCGAGGCGGCGGTGCTGCAGCACCCCGACGTCGCGGAGTGCGCGGTGGTCGGCGTGCCCGATGCGGACCGCGGGCAGGCCGTGAAGGCGTTCGTCGTGCTCAAGCCCGGTGCGACGGGCGACGCCGCGCTGGTGCACGGCATCCAGGACTTCGTGAAGGCGACGATCGCGCCGTACAAGTATCCCCGCGTGGTGGAGTTCGTCGCCGCGCTCCCCAAGACCGACACCGGGAAGCTCCAACGCTTCCGGCTCAAGGAGACGACATGACCCAGCGCACGCTGCAACCCGACGGGTGGCCCCGGCCGCGCGGCTACGCCAACGGCGTGAGCGCCGCGGGACGGTTGATCTTCGTCGCCGGTCAGGTGGGGTGGGACGCGCAGCAGCGGATCGTGCCCGGCGGCTTCGTCGCGCAGGCGCGGCAGGCCCTCGAGAACATCGTCGCGGTGCTGGCGTGCGATGGCGCGCGCGCCGAGCATCTCGTGCGGCTCACCTGGTACGTCACGAGCAAGGCCGAGTATCTCGCCGCCGGCCCCGCGCTCGGCGCGGCGTATCGCGAGGTGCTGGGGAAGCACTTCCCGGCGATGAGCGCGGTGGAGGTGACGGCGTTGATGGAGCCGGGCGCGGTGGTGGAGATCGAGGCGACGGCCGTCGTGCCCTGAGCGGCGGTGCCCTGCGCGGCCGCGGCTCAGCCGATCGCGGGGGAGAGCCTGATCCGCACGACCGCGCCCCCCTCGGGCGCGTTCTCGAGTTCGAGCGATCCTCCCTGCGCGTCGATCACCCCGCGCATGATGAAGAGCCCGAGCCCGGCGCTGCGCTGCGTGGGCCGCGTGGTGAGGAACGGCTCGCCGAGGCGCGGCAACAGGTCGGGCGGGAAGCCGGGACCGGTGTCGCGGATCTCGATCAGCGCATCGCCGTTGCCCGCCCGTCGCGTCACGAGGTCGACGCGGCGCCCCGACGCGCCCGCGCGGGTCACTGCGACGGTGGCATTGAGCACCGCATGCACGATCGCGCCGACGACGCGGTCGCGGTCGACGAGGACATAGGGAGCGGTGTCGAGGGCGAACCGCACTTCGAGCGACGGATCGGCCTGCGGTCTCACCCGCTCCATCGCGGCGCGCACCAGCTCGGCAGGCGCGACGCGCTCGGCGGCGCCCGCCGGCGGTCGGGCGTAGGCGCGCATCCCTTCGACGATGCGCTCGATGCGCGCCGTGGCGGCGATGGACTGTTCCACGGCGTCGCGCGCCTCCGACGCCCCCGGCGGCAACTCCTCGGCGAGTTCCTCGAGTCGCACGGTGAGCACCTGCAGCGGATTGTTGATCTCGTGCGCGACGCCGCCGGCCATGCGCCCGAGCGCGGTGAACCGCGCCTCGGTCGCGAGCGTCTCGCGCGCCGTGTCGAGCTCGGCCGTCTTGCGCGAGACCTCCTCGCCGAGGCGTCC encodes:
- a CDS encoding RidA family protein, which gives rise to MSIRTVHTAAAPEPAGHYSQATVHQGVVYVSGMLPLDPVTRAVVPGGMEEQLVRTLENIRAVLEAAGSDFAHALRLTVYIPDISLWGAVNATYARVMGDARPARAVIPTRELKPGVLVEIDCVAAVRE
- a CDS encoding SDR family oxidoreductase → MKPMQGQHALVTGANRGIGAAIVRRLAKAGADVTLLVRTPANAMALVHEVQAMGVRAGVVGADVTDAAALRLAIAEAEAALGPVQALVNNAGTAETMPFLKSDDALFQRMLAVHLFAPLHAIQTVLPGMVARGGGRIVNVASIAGLAGGPYITAYSAAKHAEMGLTRALAIEFAPKGVKVNAVCPGYVDTDMVRDAVAKLVAKTQLTAEQALATIIRDSGQKRLATVDEVAAAVLHYAVPDCAVTGEHTMVMGELA
- a CDS encoding RidA family protein — translated: MTQRTLQPDGWPRPRGYANGVSAAGRLIFVAGQVGWDAQQRIVPGGFVAQARQALENIVAVLACDGARAEHLVRLTWYVTSKAEYLAAGPALGAAYREVLGKHFPAMSAVEVTALMEPGAVVEIEATAVVP
- a CDS encoding HNH endonuclease, which gives rise to MATSKRGSGRRRGGAARRGKGGGAASRQPQLTSQPTGRTAYVETRRWLLERHGPVCAYCERTVAERTITLDHVTPRRGQTAYDRRDNLVLCCKACNAAKADTPILAFLLRNRARVVALFKYGQHLSHQLVEMVKDLIPPDEWPAIPPPHSAKHPRRKSSRELFGDDDGPSPYLD
- a CDS encoding AMP-binding protein, whose amino-acid sequence is MHASLLPSAHLDLWPRQQLPPLAEWPVMRAEPPYVYPPRLNAVTRLLDDAIAEGHGDRIALVVADGHGGWEHVTYGELLHQVDALAQVLVQDLGLVPGNRVLLRGFNGRWMAAAWLATLKAGLVAVTTMPLLRAKELGVIIERAQVSAALCDVRLVDELRQAVHGPLRADAIRCWGHRGEDSLEWRTAERAAPFGAVATSSDDVCLIAFTSGTTGVPKGCMHFHRDVLAMSDGFASQVLGLRADDRCIGTPPLAFTFGLGGLLTFPLAARASTVLVEKATPDSLLEAIAATQATVSWTAPTFYRAMALAMQKEPARFVTRSLRASVSAGEALPDATRTLWRETTGIEMLDGIGATEMIHIFIAAAGAEVRPGAIGRAVPGYEVAILDEALRPLPVGEVGRLAVRGPTGCRYMDDPRQRDYVQGGWNLTGDAATMDADGYVFFKARTDDLILSSGYNIGAPEVEAAVLQHPDVAECAVVGVPDADRGQAVKAFVVLKPGATGDAALVHGIQDFVKATIAPYKYPRVVEFVAALPKTDTGKLQRFRLKETT
- a CDS encoding acyl-CoA dehydrogenase family protein; protein product: MAATATPAHLRWPFFDDAHRDLAAAATRWSHAQHIAHTDTDAACRVWVRALGDAGFLRYTVPKAWGGELDALDSRALCVLREALAAHDGLADFAFAMQGLGSGAITLGGSDAMRRHWLPRVAAGEAIAAFALSEPEAGSDAGALSCRAERVAGGWRLNGVKTWISNGGIADFYCIFARSDAALSGSKGISGFVVPATTPGLDASARIEVMSPHPLATLTLTDCVVPDDHLLGEAGAGFALAMRTLDIFRTSVAAAAVGFARRAMSETLAHAQARGMFGATLGAQPLAQAIIGDMATDLDAAALLTYRAAWQRDTQDGRTTGVAAMAKLGATELAQRVIDHAVQLHGGRGVRVGEVVERLYRDIRALRIYEGATEVQRLLVGREALKAAKDAAATA
- a CDS encoding MarR family transcriptional regulator, which gives rise to MTVAVLDPETRLQGDDHEALRLWLRLFTCTTMVERTIDQMLKREFGSSLARFDVLAQLDRAPEGLRMGELSAATLTTNGNVTWLVAALEGEGHVTRRTAPDDRRATVVRLTANGRRHFEAMARQHEATVAHLFGTLTATERKAMHTLLGSVKQHLRLERTA
- a CDS encoding enoyl-CoA hydratase family protein, whose amino-acid sequence is MPTDPMTAMRRPMAGRTPAHFDWTTTEDGRVGIITLTRPERKNPLTFDSYAELRDLFRDLPYATDVRAIVLTGAGGNFCSGGDVFEIIEPLTRMAVPELLAFTRMTGDLVKAMRQCPQPIIAAVDGVAAGAGAILAMASDLRLATPRTRTAFLFTRVGLAGCDMGACAMLPRIIGQGRAAELLYTGRSMDAAEAERWGFYNAVVEPDALLAEATRRAGDLANGPAFAHAMTKRMLEQEWSVSVEQAIEMEAQAQALCMGTQDFRRAFEAFAAKRTPSFEGN